From one Luteolibacter sp. SL250 genomic stretch:
- a CDS encoding UvrD-helicase domain-containing protein — protein MPQLDDEKLEAIETTEGPLLVIAGPGSGKTRTLVERTVRLIQRGESPSSILVATFTEKAASELVTRISNRLLELELRVNLNEMWVGTLHSLFLRILDDHREFTRLKRNYRILDQFDQRYFVYRRINQFRESPHSHHLLNLSNTNGWSQAETVISYVNKVSEELLDPDALKRDGDGAIAAIGHLYDAYQRLTAEENLLDFSSIQVEAFHLLAQNPQVLAALQGRLRYLMIDEYQDTNTVQEKILLKLASGHSNLCVVGDDDQGLYRFRGATIRNILEFPSNFPPGTCKSVRLTTNYRSHPGIIGFYNEWMRHLNWRGDDGSQFRFDKEIKPRQGEFPETSTVIRVTTGGTQDDYHNEVLSFIRRLQESGKLDDLNQIAFLFRSVKSPKATALAHFLEANGVPVFSPRSALFFDREEVKLILGAIVFIFPNLFDLLKWDEKIELPVWGYYLDCKTTFANAIRADRKKHEGLLKWANLHAQAHLRLSAPTDYRFSQLMYELFQFPMFRSFLEADLNGRSYDLRATYNLALFSRLVTKFEYLHNIIVFTPDSLQKDLQAFFNRFLRFLIDGGIEEYEDFEELAPAGCVSFMTIHQSKGLEFPIVLVGSLEASPRKQFDDIDEALQSRYYHKPPFEPLDRTKFFDFWRLYYTAFSRPQNLLGLIGLEERNKKGGLKIPRKEFRPVYDGLPHWRSSAVDLSLLDFEKLKEPNIKHQYSFTSHVLLYENCPLQYKFFKELEFASVRQSGPMAGTLIHQTIEDMHKAILRGEEHRVTNEQVEEWFEANYRSLSRSERTYLAPGQLNALLEQVLRYKSSQEHDWSVIKAAEVDVSLVKEDYILHGTIDLVQGADGTVEIVDFKSGKKPDLNFPGDRAVLERYRRQLEVYAHLIEEREGLIVSRMHLYYTSEKNGIPTISYDRAGADIAKTIATFDRIVSHIEARDYDMSNTVKTEKLCGNCDMYLHCNPIYPYQS, from the coding sequence GTGCCCCAACTGGATGACGAGAAACTTGAAGCGATTGAAACGACGGAAGGCCCGTTGTTGGTGATTGCTGGCCCAGGTTCCGGAAAAACCCGGACTCTGGTAGAAAGGACGGTTCGTCTGATTCAGCGAGGGGAATCGCCCTCGTCCATCCTGGTCGCCACATTCACCGAAAAGGCCGCTTCCGAGCTGGTGACGCGCATTTCCAACCGGTTGCTGGAACTGGAACTCCGGGTGAATCTGAACGAGATGTGGGTGGGGACCCTCCACTCGCTCTTTCTCCGAATCCTCGACGATCACCGGGAGTTTACCCGCTTGAAGCGCAACTACCGCATTCTCGACCAGTTTGACCAACGGTATTTCGTCTACCGCCGCATCAATCAGTTCCGGGAGTCTCCGCACTCGCACCATCTGCTCAACCTTTCCAACACGAATGGCTGGAGCCAGGCCGAAACCGTCATTTCCTACGTCAACAAGGTGTCCGAGGAGCTTCTTGATCCGGACGCGCTAAAACGGGACGGGGACGGGGCGATCGCCGCAATCGGCCATCTCTACGATGCCTATCAGCGCCTGACCGCCGAGGAAAACCTTCTCGATTTCTCGTCCATCCAGGTCGAGGCCTTCCACCTTCTCGCCCAAAATCCCCAGGTTCTTGCCGCCCTCCAGGGGCGTTTGCGATACCTGATGATCGACGAGTATCAAGACACTAACACCGTTCAGGAGAAGATCCTTCTAAAGCTGGCATCCGGACATTCAAACCTCTGCGTTGTCGGGGATGACGACCAAGGTCTCTACCGCTTTCGGGGAGCCACGATCAGAAACATCCTGGAGTTCCCAAGCAATTTCCCACCGGGAACATGCAAGAGTGTCCGACTCACCACCAACTACAGGTCGCATCCGGGAATCATCGGTTTCTACAACGAGTGGATGCGGCATCTGAACTGGCGTGGGGATGATGGCTCCCAGTTCCGCTTCGATAAGGAAATCAAGCCGCGCCAAGGGGAATTCCCTGAAACCTCCACGGTGATTCGCGTCACTACCGGTGGGACCCAAGACGATTACCACAACGAAGTACTATCCTTCATTCGTCGCCTTCAGGAGTCGGGGAAGCTGGACGACCTCAACCAGATTGCGTTTCTGTTCCGTTCGGTCAAGAGTCCCAAGGCAACGGCGCTCGCCCACTTCCTGGAAGCCAATGGTGTGCCGGTCTTTTCCCCGCGGTCCGCACTCTTCTTTGATCGGGAGGAGGTGAAGCTTATCCTTGGGGCTATCGTCTTCATCTTCCCGAACCTCTTCGATCTATTGAAGTGGGACGAAAAGATCGAGCTGCCGGTATGGGGCTATTACCTCGACTGCAAAACCACCTTCGCCAACGCGATCCGCGCTGACCGGAAGAAGCATGAGGGGCTCTTGAAGTGGGCCAACCTTCACGCCCAGGCCCACCTCCGCCTTTCGGCACCCACCGACTATCGGTTCTCCCAGCTCATGTACGAGCTGTTTCAGTTCCCGATGTTCCGGAGCTTTTTGGAAGCGGACCTCAACGGCAGGTCATACGACCTGCGTGCCACCTACAACCTCGCGCTGTTCTCCCGCCTCGTCACCAAGTTCGAGTATCTTCACAACATCATCGTTTTCACGCCCGACTCGCTCCAGAAAGACCTTCAGGCGTTTTTCAACCGCTTCCTCCGCTTCCTCATTGATGGCGGGATCGAGGAGTATGAGGACTTTGAAGAGCTTGCTCCAGCTGGCTGCGTATCGTTCATGACCATCCACCAGTCGAAGGGACTGGAGTTTCCGATTGTGCTGGTGGGGTCGCTGGAGGCATCGCCCCGGAAGCAGTTCGACGACATCGACGAGGCGCTGCAATCCCGGTATTACCACAAGCCGCCTTTCGAACCGCTCGACCGCACCAAGTTCTTCGACTTCTGGCGCCTCTACTACACGGCTTTTTCCCGGCCTCAGAACCTTCTCGGTCTAATCGGCCTGGAGGAGCGGAACAAGAAGGGCGGCCTCAAGATCCCCAGGAAGGAATTCCGGCCAGTCTATGACGGATTGCCTCATTGGCGAAGCTCCGCAGTCGATCTGTCGCTGCTCGATTTTGAGAAGCTCAAGGAGCCTAACATCAAGCATCAGTATTCCTTCACCTCGCACGTACTGCTCTACGAAAACTGCCCGCTTCAGTACAAGTTCTTCAAAGAACTTGAATTCGCCTCTGTCCGTCAATCTGGCCCAATGGCGGGCACGCTCATTCACCAGACGATCGAGGACATGCACAAGGCCATCCTCCGGGGGGAAGAGCACCGGGTGACGAACGAACAAGTGGAAGAATGGTTCGAAGCGAACTACCGATCGCTCTCCCGCTCTGAGCGAACCTACCTCGCGCCAGGACAGTTGAACGCGCTCCTCGAACAGGTTCTCCGCTACAAGAGCAGCCAGGAGCACGACTGGTCAGTCATCAAGGCGGCGGAAGTGGATGTCTCTCTCGTGAAGGAGGACTACATCCTTCACGGCACCATCGACCTAGTACAGGGCGCAGACGGGACCGTCGAGATCGTGGATTTCAAATCCGGCAAGAAGCCGGATCTAAACTTCCCGGGGGACCGAGCGGTTCTTGAACGTTACCGTCGGCAACTCGAAGTCTACGCCCACCTGATTGAGGAGCGGGAAGGTCTCATCGTGAGCCGAATGCACCTCTACTACACCTCCGAAAAGAACGGGATACCGACCATTTCATATGACCGCGCCGGAGCAGATATCGCTAAGACTATCGCAACTTTCGACCGGATCGTGTCCCATATCGAGGCCCGCGACTACGACATGAGCAACACGGTCAAAACTGAAAAGCTCTGCGGGAACTGCGACATGTACCTTCACTGCAACCCGATTTACCCTTATCAATCATGA
- a CDS encoding site-specific DNA-methyltransferase translates to MSDQSQLEINDESKLESVETYKFEPIKGYPMLHWKGKRPFTSTQFYPAQLKENHGEPVDGWMNRLYWGDNLQVMSHLLKEFRGKVRLIYIDPPYDSNADYKLAVKLRGKTASSSHSGFEEKQYTDIWINDEYLQFMYERLILMRELLAEDGSVFVHCDHRKSHHLRMLLDEVFGPNQFVNEIIWKSTSFTGSSKTIANKFPVNHNTIFWYCKKTYVFNKPRLPYSEEYLQRFTNPDNDPNGTWQSVSLKTYSTETFERLKAEGALIAPKKAESGWRYKFYLKDAKGKVLESLWTDIHMANSMASSRTGYPTQKPEELLDRIIQAASNEGDLVFDCFMGSGTTQAVAAKAGRRFIGADINLGSIMISTKRILKTISDLKLQGDRSPGFSVLNVNQYDLFRNPIEAKEILVEALEVQPIPNSTLYDGEKDGRMVRIMPVNRIATKADLNSLITGFDYKSFQKKKESTPNKPVESLLLICMGHEPDLAAHLKRECHGFELDVEVVDILRDRANLEFKRDSEAEIVVEKGKLKIAAFYPMNLLQKLSLQKEKICDWRELTESVMIDWNYDGGVFEPTEVDVPEKNEMVKGEYVVPRDSGTIRVKITDLLSESLEMEVSNGDS, encoded by the coding sequence ATGAGCGACCAATCCCAATTGGAAATCAACGACGAATCAAAGCTGGAATCGGTCGAGACCTACAAGTTCGAGCCGATCAAGGGCTATCCCATGCTGCATTGGAAGGGGAAGCGTCCGTTCACATCGACTCAGTTTTACCCGGCACAGCTCAAGGAGAATCACGGCGAGCCGGTTGATGGATGGATGAATCGGCTTTACTGGGGCGACAACCTCCAAGTGATGTCACATCTGCTAAAGGAGTTCCGAGGGAAGGTTCGATTGATCTACATCGATCCGCCATACGATTCGAATGCAGATTACAAATTAGCGGTCAAGCTGCGGGGCAAGACAGCCAGTAGTAGTCATTCAGGATTTGAAGAAAAGCAATATACTGACATCTGGATCAATGATGAGTATTTGCAGTTTATGTATGAACGCCTGATTTTGATGCGAGAGCTCCTAGCAGAAGACGGAAGCGTGTTCGTGCATTGCGATCATAGAAAATCTCATCACCTTAGAATGCTTCTTGATGAGGTTTTTGGCCCCAATCAATTTGTTAATGAAATTATTTGGAAAAGCACCAGCTTTACCGGGAGCAGCAAAACAATAGCAAATAAATTTCCAGTAAATCACAATACTATATTTTGGTATTGCAAGAAAACATATGTCTTCAATAAGCCTCGCCTTCCATACAGTGAAGAGTATCTGCAAAGGTTCACAAATCCCGACAATGATCCTAATGGCACTTGGCAGAGCGTCTCTTTAAAAACATATTCTACAGAGACCTTCGAACGATTGAAGGCAGAGGGAGCACTAATAGCACCCAAGAAAGCCGAGTCGGGCTGGCGCTATAAATTCTATCTCAAAGATGCCAAGGGCAAGGTGCTTGAGTCGTTGTGGACAGATATTCACATGGCAAACTCAATGGCCTCATCCAGAACCGGATATCCAACGCAAAAACCGGAGGAACTTTTAGATCGGATTATTCAGGCGGCATCAAATGAGGGAGATCTTGTGTTCGATTGTTTCATGGGTTCAGGAACCACACAGGCAGTGGCGGCAAAAGCCGGTCGGCGATTTATAGGAGCTGATATCAATCTTGGTTCGATTATGATTTCAACTAAGCGTATTCTGAAAACAATCTCGGATTTGAAGCTTCAGGGGGATAGATCACCTGGCTTCTCAGTGCTTAATGTGAATCAATATGATTTATTCCGAAATCCAATCGAGGCGAAAGAAATTCTTGTGGAAGCACTTGAGGTACAGCCGATACCAAATAGCACACTCTACGACGGCGAAAAGGACGGTCGCATGGTGAGGATCATGCCTGTTAACCGGATCGCCACCAAGGCTGATCTCAACTCGCTCATTACGGGATTCGATTACAAGAGTTTCCAGAAGAAGAAGGAGTCCACGCCAAACAAGCCAGTCGAATCGCTTCTTCTCATCTGCATGGGCCACGAGCCTGACCTTGCCGCCCACCTCAAACGCGAATGCCACGGCTTTGAACTCGACGTTGAGGTGGTGGATATTCTCCGCGACAGGGCGAACCTCGAGTTCAAGCGCGACTCGGAAGCGGAGATTGTTGTAGAGAAAGGCAAGCTCAAGATCGCCGCATTTTACCCGATGAATCTCCTTCAGAAACTCTCGCTTCAGAAGGAGAAGATCTGCGATTGGCGTGAACTCACCGAGTCAGTGATGATTGATTGGAACTACGATGGCGGCGTCTTTGAACCAACGGAGGTGGACGTCCCCGAGAAGAATGAAATGGTGAAGGGTGAATATGTCGTCCCCAGAGATTCCGGAACGATCCGCGTGAAGATCACCGACTTGCTTTCCGAGTCGCTCGAAATGGAGGTGTCCAATGGCGATAGCTAA
- a CDS encoding TnsA endonuclease N-terminal domain-containing protein, whose product MAIAKKPQVAAQDFPFHQYLHHFYEGNKGTIKRRYKKLSLKFLDYNDPGPHGSGAFLRRPQFEALEMYVFLKEFTENQPLWKIFKDWSDEKNGFDGRGRFSIGAKGQFGLFEEQAVQSYDEVFRLLKKASQAYPNYIYALTMGLGKTILMATCIFYEFLLANKFPKDARFCHNALVFAPDKTVLHSLKEIQTFDKSKVVPPEYVNWLDTHLQFHFLDDTGLSLNVIDRSKYNIIISNTQKIILKKQHKAKSAADQLFAAGGDTYEKKSKITDGFDDLYDLDASIEDEADLLSNQRFAKLTRLEQLGIYIDEAHHAFGDKLAKDMGVGTASKTSLRTTVDELAAHLKEAGTQVVACYNYTGTPYVGARLLPEIVYAYGLKEAIANQFLKRVHIDGYSNTRDKEFLKIAVSDFWKIHSGKTYEGMLPKMAIFAGSIEELTEKVKPALESVLIDLGIPTDSILINVGDSTVTTNDDLREFYALDTVGSEKQFILLVGKGKEGWNCRSLFGVALYREPKSKVFVLQATMRCLRAITNAQQTGRVYLSDENLKILNNELEANFRLTVDEVNKTGSDKVKVEVRPVPPPVKITLKRVSKLHQLIEKFVAEGADLELDKVDTDRYRIIHKEYDGMDTSKVRAKADLSYVREQHPYSELTLVAEIARYLNKPPTLIRNVLASTKDGTAAVLEAVNEFNEVLYDHVVPRLFREFYDLKEYTSEEDYEVELVKEPTGDSDCYVVSAKPDLIANFEKAPFSQHKAKSFHLDHYCFDSTPEREFFWKCLQDGAIRKIWFTGMLTHGQSDFVITYIDPVSNTVRSYYPDFLVQRADGSYVIVEVKGDNKVDDLIVQAKDSYARQLAASSGFTYQMIPGTKAKEGLLAG is encoded by the coding sequence ATGGCGATAGCTAAGAAGCCCCAGGTCGCCGCGCAGGATTTCCCCTTTCATCAATACCTGCATCACTTCTACGAGGGCAACAAAGGGACGATCAAACGGCGCTACAAGAAGCTCTCGCTCAAGTTCCTCGACTACAACGACCCGGGGCCTCACGGCTCGGGAGCGTTTCTCCGTCGCCCCCAGTTCGAGGCCTTGGAGATGTATGTCTTCCTCAAGGAGTTCACCGAGAACCAGCCCTTGTGGAAGATCTTCAAGGATTGGTCGGATGAAAAGAACGGCTTTGACGGACGGGGGCGCTTCTCTATCGGCGCCAAAGGCCAGTTCGGCCTCTTCGAGGAACAGGCGGTCCAGAGTTATGATGAGGTCTTCAGGCTGCTGAAAAAGGCGAGCCAAGCCTACCCGAACTACATCTATGCCCTCACCATGGGTCTTGGGAAAACGATCCTGATGGCGACCTGCATCTTCTACGAATTTCTCCTCGCGAACAAGTTTCCCAAGGACGCCCGCTTCTGCCACAACGCCCTCGTCTTCGCACCGGACAAGACCGTCCTTCACTCGCTCAAGGAGATACAGACCTTCGACAAGTCTAAGGTCGTCCCGCCGGAATACGTGAACTGGCTCGACACCCACCTCCAGTTCCACTTTCTCGACGACACCGGCCTCTCGCTCAACGTCATCGACCGTTCGAAATACAACATCATCATTTCGAACACCCAGAAGATCATCCTCAAGAAGCAGCACAAGGCGAAGTCCGCCGCTGATCAGCTTTTCGCCGCAGGTGGGGACACCTACGAGAAGAAGTCGAAGATCACCGATGGCTTCGACGATCTCTACGACCTCGACGCCTCCATTGAGGACGAGGCCGACCTCCTCTCCAACCAACGCTTCGCCAAGCTCACCCGCCTGGAACAGCTCGGCATCTACATCGACGAGGCCCACCACGCCTTCGGCGACAAGCTCGCAAAAGACATGGGCGTGGGGACGGCAAGCAAGACATCCCTCCGCACCACCGTGGACGAACTTGCCGCCCATCTCAAGGAAGCAGGGACGCAGGTCGTGGCCTGCTATAACTACACCGGAACGCCCTACGTCGGAGCCCGTCTCCTTCCCGAGATCGTCTATGCCTACGGACTGAAGGAAGCAATCGCGAACCAGTTCCTCAAGCGCGTCCACATCGACGGCTACTCGAACACACGCGACAAGGAATTCCTCAAGATCGCTGTCAGTGATTTCTGGAAGATTCACAGCGGTAAGACCTACGAGGGAATGCTCCCGAAGATGGCGATCTTCGCCGGGTCGATCGAAGAGCTCACCGAGAAAGTGAAACCCGCCTTGGAATCTGTCCTGATCGACCTCGGCATTCCCACGGATTCCATTCTCATCAACGTCGGAGACAGCACCGTCACAACCAACGACGATCTTCGCGAGTTCTACGCCCTCGATACCGTTGGGTCGGAGAAGCAGTTCATCCTTCTCGTTGGCAAAGGCAAGGAGGGGTGGAACTGCCGGTCTCTCTTCGGAGTAGCTCTTTATCGGGAACCAAAGTCCAAGGTCTTTGTGCTCCAGGCCACCATGCGATGCCTTCGGGCCATCACCAATGCCCAGCAAACAGGCCGGGTCTACCTGTCGGACGAGAATCTCAAGATCCTGAACAACGAGTTGGAGGCGAACTTCCGCCTCACGGTCGACGAAGTGAACAAGACCGGCTCCGACAAGGTGAAGGTCGAGGTTCGCCCCGTTCCCCCGCCAGTGAAGATCACGCTGAAACGCGTTTCCAAGCTCCATCAGTTGATTGAGAAGTTTGTCGCCGAAGGTGCCGACCTTGAATTGGACAAGGTCGACACGGACCGGTACCGGATCATCCACAAGGAGTACGATGGCATGGACACCTCGAAGGTTCGTGCCAAGGCGGACCTGTCCTACGTCAGGGAACAGCACCCTTATTCGGAGCTTACCCTCGTCGCAGAAATCGCACGCTACCTTAACAAGCCGCCGACACTGATCAGGAATGTCCTAGCCTCGACTAAAGATGGAACCGCGGCAGTGCTCGAGGCGGTCAACGAATTCAACGAGGTGCTTTATGACCACGTCGTCCCCCGGCTCTTCCGGGAGTTTTACGACCTGAAGGAATACACTTCCGAGGAGGACTACGAAGTCGAGTTGGTCAAGGAACCCACCGGCGATTCCGATTGCTACGTGGTTTCGGCCAAACCCGACCTGATCGCAAACTTCGAAAAAGCTCCATTCTCCCAACACAAGGCGAAGTCCTTCCACCTCGACCACTACTGCTTCGACTCGACGCCTGAGCGGGAATTCTTCTGGAAATGCCTTCAAGATGGGGCAATCCGCAAGATCTGGTTCACCGGCATGCTCACCCACGGCCAGAGCGACTTTGTGATCACCTACATCGATCCGGTCTCCAACACCGTTCGCAGCTATTACCCGGACTTCCTCGTTCAACGGGCGGATGGCTCTTACGTGATCGTCGAGGTCAAAGGGGACAACAAAGTCGACGACTTAATCGTGCAGGCCAAGGATTCCTACGCACGGCAACTGGCTGCAAGCAGCGGCTTTACCTATCAAATGATCCCCGGCACCAAAGCTAAGGAAGGTCTTCTGGCTGGATAG
- a CDS encoding DegQ family serine endoprotease: MKTSSFPKLSRRILLLALLASPLALTSLIGKDQPELKIDDSPLVQDGRQANSFAPVVKRVTPSVVNIYTAKTIRDNPGVSPLMDDEMLRQFFFGGRQPAVPQERREQSLGSGVIVSEDGYVLTNNHVIENAEEIKVALPDNVSIYDAKVVGTDPQTDIAVLKVDAGSLPAITVADSDMIEVGDVVLAIGNPFGLGQTVTSGIVSAKGRGGMGIIDYEDFIQTDASINPGNSGGALVDAGGRLVGINTAILSRSGGNQGVGFAVPINQARFVMERLIADGKVTRAHLGVMIQPVTPELAEEFKLPGNTGALVGDVTASSPAERAGIKAGDVIISFDGKKVQDSRHLRLLVAQTSPGTSVTLKILREGEEQDVSVEPEQQPQGGMAKTEGSGGMKRGSDNDPLAGVSVEDIDARARREHDIPSQIRSGALIVSVTPGSPASRAALRPGDVILEINRQPVSGADDAIARSRSLNEERVLLRIWSQGGIRYLIIDGNPVEPAR, translated from the coding sequence ATGAAGACGAGTTCATTTCCCAAGCTTTCACGCCGCATCCTGCTTCTCGCACTGCTGGCGAGTCCTCTGGCGCTGACGTCGCTGATTGGCAAAGACCAGCCGGAGCTGAAGATCGATGACAGCCCGCTGGTCCAGGATGGGCGGCAAGCCAACAGTTTCGCTCCGGTGGTCAAACGTGTGACCCCGAGCGTCGTCAACATCTACACGGCGAAAACCATCCGCGACAATCCGGGCGTCTCGCCGCTGATGGATGATGAGATGCTCCGCCAATTCTTCTTCGGCGGCCGCCAGCCAGCCGTCCCGCAGGAGAGGCGGGAACAGAGCCTGGGCTCCGGGGTCATCGTCAGTGAGGATGGTTATGTCCTGACCAACAATCACGTGATCGAAAACGCCGAGGAGATCAAAGTCGCCCTTCCGGACAATGTCTCCATCTACGACGCCAAAGTTGTCGGCACCGATCCACAGACGGACATCGCCGTGCTAAAAGTCGATGCCGGATCGTTGCCCGCAATCACCGTGGCAGACAGCGACATGATCGAGGTTGGCGATGTGGTCCTTGCCATCGGCAATCCATTCGGCCTGGGCCAAACAGTGACCAGCGGCATTGTCAGCGCCAAGGGGCGGGGCGGCATGGGCATCATCGACTACGAGGATTTCATCCAGACCGATGCCTCGATCAATCCCGGCAACTCGGGCGGAGCGCTCGTGGATGCGGGAGGACGCCTGGTTGGTATCAACACGGCGATCCTCAGCCGAAGCGGAGGCAACCAGGGGGTGGGTTTCGCCGTCCCCATCAACCAAGCGCGCTTCGTGATGGAACGGCTGATCGCCGATGGCAAAGTCACGAGGGCTCACCTTGGAGTCATGATCCAGCCGGTGACTCCCGAACTGGCGGAGGAATTCAAGCTCCCTGGAAACACCGGCGCGTTGGTAGGGGATGTCACGGCGTCCTCGCCAGCGGAACGCGCCGGCATCAAGGCGGGGGACGTGATCATCAGTTTCGATGGGAAGAAAGTGCAGGACAGCCGCCATCTCCGTCTCCTTGTCGCCCAAACCTCTCCTGGCACATCCGTTACGCTGAAGATCCTCCGTGAGGGGGAGGAGCAGGATGTTTCCGTCGAACCAGAGCAACAACCACAAGGCGGCATGGCCAAGACTGAAGGAAGCGGCGGTATGAAACGCGGTTCGGACAACGATCCGCTGGCCGGAGTCAGCGTCGAGGACATAGATGCCCGGGCGCGACGCGAGCATGACATTCCTTCCCAGATCCGTTCCGGTGCCCTCATCGTGTCGGTCACCCCGGGCTCCCCGGCATCGCGGGCTGCCCTCAGACCGGGCGATGTGATCCTGGAAATCAACCGGCAACCGGTCAGCGGCGCGGATGACGCCATCGCCAGAAGCAGGAGTCTCAATGAAGAACGCGTGCTTCTCCGCATCTGGAGTCAGGGAGGCATACGGTATCTGATCATTGATGGAAACCCGGTCGAGCCTGCCCGGTAG
- a CDS encoding Hsp20/alpha crystallin family protein: protein MKNALSSWNPLRELEDFQNRILGAFNPASTVRHGNNGRQQSLAMTEWVPLVDITETDEGYFITAELPQVNKEDVKVTVENGMLTITGERKFEKDEGDRKKYHRVERAYGCFARSFSLPDDSDTSSVDAQFKDGMLDIRIAKSEAARPKQIEVKVN, encoded by the coding sequence ATGAAAAATGCACTGAGTAGTTGGAACCCACTGCGGGAATTGGAAGACTTCCAGAACCGGATTCTCGGAGCCTTCAATCCCGCTTCAACCGTCCGTCACGGCAACAACGGACGGCAACAATCACTTGCGATGACCGAATGGGTGCCGCTTGTCGATATCACTGAAACCGATGAAGGCTACTTCATCACCGCGGAGCTGCCGCAGGTGAACAAGGAAGACGTCAAGGTGACGGTGGAGAACGGCATGCTCACGATCACAGGTGAGCGCAAATTCGAGAAGGATGAGGGCGACAGGAAGAAGTACCACCGCGTCGAACGCGCCTATGGCTGTTTCGCCCGCAGCTTCTCCCTGCCTGACGACAGCGACACCTCGAGCGTCGATGCGCAGTTCAAGGACGGCATGCTCGACATCCGCATCGCGAAGAGCGAGGCGGCCCGTCCGAAACAAATCGAGGTCAAAGTGAACTGA